The Metabacillus litoralis genome contains a region encoding:
- the comGE gene encoding competence type IV pilus minor pilin ComGE, whose amino-acid sequence MERVVLLFKNVKGYSLAETITAFSMWILIVSILIPQLVLLTQERVTTKQSSDALKLLHKKVQHVAFSGVDKENEDIEKDSVVYHLTWREEGGDQKACMEWSSLFKKTKSVCLLVS is encoded by the coding sequence TTGGAAAGGGTCGTTTTGCTCTTCAAGAACGTTAAAGGCTATTCATTAGCAGAAACAATCACAGCATTTAGTATGTGGATATTAATTGTTTCCATCCTCATCCCTCAGCTTGTTCTTTTAACTCAAGAACGAGTTACAACAAAACAATCTTCCGATGCGTTAAAATTATTACACAAGAAGGTTCAACATGTTGCTTTTTCTGGTGTTGACAAAGAAAACGAAGATATTGAAAAAGACTCAGTAGTTTATCACTTAACATGGAGGGAGGAAGGTGGGGATCAAAAGGCATGTATGGAATGGTCAAGTTTGTTTAAAAAAACAAAATCGGTTTGCCTTCTTGTATCTTAA
- the comGF gene encoding competence type IV pilus minor pilin ComGF, with protein sequence MGIKRHVWNGQVCLKKQNRFAFLYLNERGYTFLNMLLTFFIYSFIISTLTIIFHFLISHSQHPEDLRPFEWELFIIQLHREFKESSNITIQDTELTFTNHSGQHVSINHYKNLIRRQISDRGHEILLLKVKTMTFHQVDRGIQLSVISEAGKVYTYTFRSYKELVKV encoded by the coding sequence GTGGGGATCAAAAGGCATGTATGGAATGGTCAAGTTTGTTTAAAAAAACAAAATCGGTTTGCCTTCTTGTATCTTAACGAACGGGGGTATACGTTTTTGAATATGCTTCTAACCTTTTTCATTTACTCCTTCATTATTTCAACTCTCACCATTATTTTTCACTTTCTAATTTCTCATTCCCAACATCCAGAAGACTTAAGGCCATTTGAATGGGAACTTTTTATCATACAACTTCATAGGGAATTTAAAGAATCCAGTAATATAACCATTCAGGATACAGAATTAACGTTTACAAATCATAGTGGACAACATGTTAGTATTAATCACTATAAAAACCTAATTCGTAGACAAATATCCGACAGAGGCCACGAAATCCTCCTTTTAAAAGTAAAAACAATGACCTTTCACCAAGTTGACAGAGGAATTCAACTTTCTGTCATAAGTGAAGCTGGTAAGGTTTATACCTATACCTTTAGATCTTATAAGGAATTAGTCAAAGTATGA
- the comGD gene encoding competence type IV pilus minor pilin ComGD yields MEEHQQSINKNGFTLLETVLVLAIVSSMSLLFIANIVPIYNQKVLDTFLDTFEKDVMYAQQYALVNEEKAYIVFVPSQNKYTIEGTMLGSKLIERKYDSRIKIEAEVFSNRITYNPNGSIRASGTMHISYYNQSYKVVFYLGKGRFALQER; encoded by the coding sequence ATGGAGGAGCACCAGCAGTCGATTAATAAAAATGGTTTTACTTTATTAGAAACAGTTCTTGTGTTAGCTATTGTAAGCAGTATGAGCTTGCTTTTTATTGCGAATATTGTTCCTATTTATAATCAAAAAGTTTTAGATACTTTTCTAGATACATTTGAAAAAGATGTCATGTATGCACAGCAATACGCACTGGTAAATGAAGAAAAGGCTTATATAGTATTTGTGCCGAGTCAGAACAAATACACAATTGAAGGGACAATGCTGGGATCAAAACTTATTGAAAGAAAGTATGACAGTCGAATCAAAATTGAGGCTGAAGTATTTTCGAACCGCATCACTTATAATCCTAATGGTTCGATTCGAGCAAGCGGGACTATGCACATTAGCTATTACAATCAGTCATATAAGGTGGTTTTTTATCTTGGAAAGGGTCGTTTTGCTCTTCAAGAACGTTAA
- the comGG gene encoding competence type IV pilus minor pilin ComGG — translation MKDEKGFIMPSMMVIVFFCLLITAHISMSLVNEKKFYEETKQYYTLDSIMQVAVEKSLKEVKRGTALLNEQISVNTFNGQFTYLVQEVSPLIFNVSITCQTNEGKEYTASYQYDSAKNEMNVWSEY, via the coding sequence ATGAAGGACGAAAAAGGCTTCATTATGCCAAGTATGATGGTGATCGTGTTTTTCTGTTTGCTAATAACAGCACATATCTCAATGTCCTTAGTAAATGAAAAAAAATTCTATGAGGAAACAAAACAATATTATACTCTTGATTCAATCATGCAAGTTGCAGTTGAAAAATCACTAAAGGAAGTAAAAAGAGGAACTGCTTTACTTAATGAACAGATTTCAGTGAATACGTTTAATGGGCAATTCACTTACCTGGTTCAAGAAGTCTCACCACTGATTTTTAATGTTTCGATCACGTGCCAAACAAATGAAGGAAAAGAATATACAGCTTCTTATCAATATGATTCTGCAAAAAATGAAATGAATGTATGGTCTGAATATTAA